The Streptomyces sp. NBC_01255 genome window below encodes:
- a CDS encoding ABC transporter ATP-binding protein gives MITLTNVSKTYPGAVTALDGVSLAIGPGELAAIVGPSGTGKSTMLNLLGTLDRPTTGRVHVAGHDVGALSDTELSALRASRIGFVFQQFHLSAGTSALDNVADGLLYRGLRPAERRRRAAKMLERVGLGHRMDHHPNELSGGERQRVAIARAVAGDPTLLLADEPTGALDSVSGQTVMRLLRELHSSGTTVVIITHDRELAASLPRQVRMRDGRVIDDAGRQEAPMEAPVGQVSR, from the coding sequence GTGATCACCCTCACGAATGTGAGCAAGACCTACCCCGGCGCGGTGACCGCCCTCGACGGGGTCTCCCTGGCCATCGGTCCCGGTGAACTCGCCGCCATCGTCGGCCCCTCCGGCACCGGCAAGTCGACGATGCTGAACCTGCTCGGCACCCTGGACCGGCCCACCACCGGTCGCGTACACGTCGCCGGACACGACGTCGGCGCGTTGTCCGACACCGAGCTGTCTGCCCTGCGCGCCTCGCGGATCGGATTCGTCTTCCAGCAGTTCCACCTCTCCGCAGGCACCTCGGCCCTGGACAATGTGGCCGACGGGCTCCTCTACCGTGGGCTTCGTCCGGCGGAGCGCCGACGCCGCGCGGCGAAGATGCTCGAACGCGTCGGCCTCGGCCACCGCATGGACCACCACCCGAACGAGCTGTCCGGCGGCGAGCGCCAGCGCGTCGCCATCGCCCGCGCGGTGGCCGGCGACCCGACGCTGCTGCTCGCCGACGAACCGACCGGCGCTCTGGACTCCGTGTCCGGGCAGACGGTGATGCGGCTCCTGCGCGAACTCCACTCCTCCGGCACCACCGTCGTGATCATCACTCACGACCGAGAGCTCGCCGCGTCCCTGCCCCGCCAGGTGCGCATGCGCGACGGCCGGGTCATCGACGACGCAGGCCGACAGGAAGCCCCCATGGAAGCCCCGGTAGGGCAGGTGAGCCGATGA
- a CDS encoding sensor histidine kinase, with protein sequence MKKRRMEKRCMEKRRITLRARLTLVYGGLFFAAGIVLLGVTYVLFAQQLDRGGDLSVHTDSGGSASSPQNTPSDSLNWVADEQKRLHDAATASLITQGGLALTLVGGVAAGFGWLIAGRVLVPLHRVTDTARRIASAPAADRGLHERIALDGRDDEVKDLADSFDLMVERLDRSFDGQRRFVANASHELRTPLTVGRALVELAMHRKTASPDVKRLGEDFLEINDRHERLISGLLLLAGSENHIPDRQNVDLADVVTHVTAQRAPEAEKTGITVHEDAGPAPTTGDALLLERIVQNLVENGIRHNTDDGGWVQVTSRTLEDGRAETEVSNTGPEVPSYELPTLFEPFRRLDTERLVTAKGAGLGLSIVRSVARAHGGDVTARPRPDGGLTVTVTLPQESRHRPQG encoded by the coding sequence ATGAAGAAGCGCCGCATGGAGAAGCGCTGCATGGAGAAGCGCCGCATCACCCTGCGCGCCCGGCTCACCTTGGTCTACGGCGGCCTGTTCTTCGCCGCCGGCATCGTGCTCCTCGGCGTCACCTACGTCCTGTTCGCCCAGCAGCTCGACCGGGGCGGGGACCTCAGCGTCCATACGGACTCCGGCGGCAGCGCGTCCTCGCCGCAGAACACCCCGTCCGACAGCCTCAATTGGGTAGCCGACGAGCAGAAGAGACTGCACGACGCCGCCACCGCCTCGCTCATCACCCAGGGGGGTCTCGCGCTGACCCTCGTCGGCGGCGTCGCGGCGGGCTTCGGCTGGCTCATCGCCGGGCGGGTACTCGTTCCCCTGCACCGGGTCACCGACACCGCCCGCCGCATCGCCTCCGCGCCCGCCGCCGACCGCGGCCTGCACGAGCGCATCGCGCTCGACGGTCGCGACGACGAGGTGAAGGACCTCGCCGACAGCTTCGATCTCATGGTCGAACGACTCGACCGCTCCTTCGACGGGCAGCGTCGCTTCGTGGCCAACGCTTCGCACGAACTGCGCACCCCGCTGACCGTGGGCCGCGCCCTCGTCGAACTGGCCATGCACCGCAAGACAGCCTCCCCTGACGTGAAACGTCTCGGCGAGGACTTCCTGGAGATCAACGACCGGCACGAGCGTCTCATCAGCGGACTGCTCCTGCTGGCCGGCTCGGAGAACCACATCCCCGATCGGCAGAATGTCGACCTCGCCGACGTGGTCACCCATGTGACCGCCCAGAGAGCCCCCGAAGCCGAGAAGACCGGGATCACCGTGCACGAGGACGCGGGCCCGGCCCCCACCACCGGGGACGCCCTGCTGCTCGAACGGATCGTCCAGAACCTCGTGGAGAACGGCATCCGGCACAACACCGACGACGGCGGATGGGTACAGGTCACAAGCCGCACCCTTGAGGACGGCCGGGCCGAGACCGAGGTGAGCAACACCGGCCCCGAAGTACCGTCCTATGAGCTCCCCACTCTGTTCGAGCCGTTCCGCCGCCTCGACACCGAGCGCCTCGTCACCGCCAAGGGCGCCGGCCTCGGCCTGTCCATCGTCCGCTCGGTCGCCCGCGCCCACGGTGGCGACGTGACCGCCCGCCCCCGGCCCGACGGGGGCCTGACGGTCACCGTGACCCTGCCCCAAGAGAGTCGGCATCGTCCGCAAGGGTGA
- a CDS encoding response regulator transcription factor produces MIRMLVVDDQQLVRMGLRMLFEQAQDIETVGEADNGAEAVRLAERLTPDVVLMDLRMPGMDGITATRRIVTARPATRVVALTTFDDDDHLYPVLAAGACGFLVKDTPPAELLEAVRRAANGEAPFSRDVLDRLVAQALHTRSSSDTPTDIPVPAITPREREVLGLLGVGLSNKEIADRLHLGVTTVKTHVASLMAKTGRDNRIRLAVLAVLTGITPK; encoded by the coding sequence GTGATCCGCATGCTCGTCGTCGACGACCAGCAGCTCGTCCGTATGGGACTGCGCATGCTCTTCGAGCAGGCGCAGGACATCGAGACCGTGGGCGAGGCGGACAACGGCGCGGAGGCGGTACGACTGGCGGAACGCCTGACTCCCGACGTCGTCCTCATGGACTTGAGAATGCCCGGCATGGACGGCATCACGGCCACCCGCCGCATCGTGACCGCACGCCCTGCCACCCGGGTCGTCGCCCTCACCACGTTTGACGACGACGACCATCTGTATCCGGTGCTCGCGGCCGGAGCCTGCGGTTTCCTCGTCAAGGACACCCCACCGGCCGAACTCCTGGAGGCCGTACGCCGTGCCGCCAACGGAGAGGCCCCCTTCAGCCGGGACGTCCTTGACCGCCTCGTCGCCCAGGCTCTCCACACCCGTTCCTCCTCGGACACTCCTACGGACATCCCGGTGCCGGCCATCACCCCGCGCGAGCGAGAGGTGCTCGGACTGCTCGGGGTAGGCCTGTCCAACAAGGAGATCGCCGACAGGCTGCATCTCGGGGTTACCACGGTGAAGACGCACGTGGCCAGCCTGATGGCGAAGACGGGCCGGGACAACCGCATCCGTCTCGCTGTTCTCGCCGTCCTCACCGGCATCACGCCGAAGTGA
- a CDS encoding SDR family NAD(P)-dependent oxidoreductase: MAFGTAAHATGTQSRSRTKAGRFQGKSVLITGGTSGIGRAAAKAFALEGAHVGFCGRRAELGRQVEREIRDAGGEATYIAADVRVDAQVRGFVDRVASRYGGIDVAFNNAGIGGGRLPHEMSVEEWDDVQATNARGVFLAIKYEIPHMLKAQRGVIICTSSSAAEQARPNGAAYTASKRAVQGIVKSAALAYGPKGIRLNALLPGTTDTPFVRPPGIPDADWLKYKQAWGPLNVDGLERMAEAEEIARAVLGLASDDFPYMTGASITVDGGSTAGRKLMQPSVT, encoded by the coding sequence GTGGCCTTCGGCACCGCCGCCCACGCGACCGGCACCCAGTCGAGGTCCCGCACCAAGGCCGGCCGCTTCCAGGGAAAGTCCGTGCTCATCACGGGTGGCACATCCGGCATAGGCAGGGCGGCGGCGAAGGCGTTCGCCCTTGAGGGCGCCCATGTCGGATTCTGTGGCAGGCGAGCCGAGTTGGGGCGCCAGGTGGAACGCGAGATCCGGGACGCGGGCGGCGAAGCCACGTACATCGCGGCCGATGTCCGCGTGGACGCCCAAGTTCGCGGCTTCGTGGACCGAGTCGCGAGCCGTTACGGCGGCATCGACGTCGCCTTCAACAACGCCGGCATCGGCGGCGGCAGACTACCCCATGAGATGAGCGTCGAGGAGTGGGATGACGTCCAGGCCACCAACGCCCGGGGAGTGTTCCTCGCGATCAAGTACGAGATTCCGCACATGCTCAAGGCGCAGCGCGGCGTCATCATCTGCACCTCGTCATCAGCGGCCGAACAGGCGCGGCCGAACGGCGCCGCGTACACCGCAAGCAAGCGGGCGGTGCAGGGCATCGTGAAGTCCGCAGCCCTCGCGTACGGACCCAAGGGAATCAGGCTCAACGCCCTGCTGCCCGGCACCACCGATACTCCCTTCGTCCGCCCGCCGGGAATCCCGGACGCGGATTGGCTGAAGTACAAGCAGGCGTGGGGACCGCTCAACGTCGACGGCCTCGAACGGATGGCCGAAGCCGAAGAGATCGCGCGCGCGGTGCTCGGGCTCGCGTCCGACGACTTCCCCTACATGACGGGTGCGTCGATCACCGTGGACGGCGGAAGCACCGCGGGCCGGAAGTTGATGCAGCCGAGCGTTACGTGA
- a CDS encoding DUF6300 family protein yields MAMIETKNRLPQCSRCRGDLVISAVAPVDDARGRPVHLELCPACDTGDTERPAAADAPSLLRCGSRSGAGRGPRLCSPVGPVGMPTRAGYQVRTYP; encoded by the coding sequence ATGGCCATGATCGAGACCAAGAATCGTCTGCCGCAGTGCTCCCGCTGCCGCGGGGACCTCGTCATCAGTGCGGTCGCGCCGGTGGACGATGCCCGCGGGCGCCCGGTCCACCTGGAGCTGTGCCCGGCCTGCGACACCGGCGACACCGAGCGGCCCGCAGCTGCCGATGCCCCGTCTCTGCTGCGGTGCGGGTCCCGGTCCGGTGCGGGCCGAGGACCCAGACTCTGCAGCCCCGTCGGCCCTGTCGGAATGCCGACTAGGGCCGGTTACCAGGTACGGACATATCCGTAA
- a CDS encoding YkvA family protein, whose protein sequence is MDSSLWLIVAVVLVLVVAGFAAVLLVRVLRARRLLLDAGVPLRSKALFWAAVVYTVSPIDLIPDPVYLDDIGVLLVALRVLHAATSGSKADPRGLPEGSKA, encoded by the coding sequence ATGGACAGCTCCCTCTGGCTCATCGTGGCCGTGGTTCTCGTGCTCGTCGTGGCGGGATTCGCGGCCGTTCTGCTCGTCCGCGTCCTCCGGGCTCGGAGGCTGCTGCTGGACGCCGGTGTCCCGTTGCGGTCCAAGGCCCTGTTCTGGGCAGCGGTGGTCTACACGGTCTCGCCGATCGACCTGATCCCGGACCCGGTCTATCTGGATGACATCGGCGTCCTCTTGGTCGCCCTGCGGGTGTTGCACGCGGCGACCTCCGGGAGCAAGGCGGATCCCAGAGGGCTCCCCGAGGGTTCGAAGGCCTAG
- a CDS encoding sensor histidine kinase — MNRAWIEPAFDRRFAGTRILALAGVMVGYLLLLQRPSGARDWGLAAAGLLLCLAAGKWVFGALLAQSGLLVAAHTLGASIVPSLKVLAAVTLFELAVQQSGRRLAAGATGLALAVAVNRFEDLPGELLPVLYKMGVVAGLPLLLGAYVRVTRDAAVHARRHAEQQELRAEQQLLAARAAERTTIARELHDLVAHHVSSMVLRVGVARHVTAATSTTDPRITEVLDDLHSSAGAALTDLRRLVAVLRAPARTGPDTGSLVEPGALPAALESVVEHSRQTGLTVTASVDPRAARLDAVRGLAVLRLAQEGLANAAKHGGPGAHAELAVRVADDAVHVTIHDDGAGRARPPASGPSGHGLIGMRERVDLLGGRLDAGPAAQGWRLTAELPAFAPAMEPQP; from the coding sequence GTGAACAGAGCTTGGATTGAGCCTGCGTTCGACAGAAGATTCGCCGGCACGCGGATCCTGGCGCTTGCCGGCGTCATGGTCGGCTATCTCCTGCTGCTGCAGCGGCCGTCCGGGGCACGAGACTGGGGCCTCGCCGCAGCCGGGCTCCTGCTGTGCCTGGCCGCGGGGAAATGGGTGTTCGGCGCGCTCCTGGCGCAGTCGGGCCTGCTCGTTGCCGCACACACGCTGGGCGCGAGCATCGTTCCTTCGTTGAAGGTACTGGCCGCCGTCACTCTCTTCGAGCTGGCGGTACAGCAGTCAGGACGCCGCCTCGCCGCCGGAGCGACGGGCCTGGCACTTGCCGTCGCCGTGAACCGCTTCGAAGACCTGCCCGGCGAACTCCTGCCGGTGCTCTACAAGATGGGTGTCGTCGCAGGCCTGCCCCTGCTCCTGGGCGCGTACGTACGCGTGACCCGCGACGCTGCGGTGCATGCCCGTCGACACGCGGAACAGCAGGAACTCCGTGCCGAACAACAGCTGCTGGCCGCCCGCGCGGCGGAGCGCACCACCATCGCGCGCGAGTTGCACGACCTCGTGGCCCACCACGTCTCCTCCATGGTGCTGCGCGTCGGTGTTGCCCGGCATGTCACCGCAGCCACCAGCACCACCGACCCGCGGATCACCGAAGTCCTCGACGACCTGCACTCCAGTGCCGGCGCGGCACTGACCGATCTGCGGCGCCTGGTCGCCGTACTGCGAGCCCCGGCCCGGACCGGTCCCGACACCGGCTCCCTGGTCGAGCCCGGAGCTCTGCCGGCGGCTTTGGAGTCGGTGGTGGAACACAGCCGCCAGACCGGCCTGACCGTAACCGCTTCCGTGGATCCCCGCGCCGCGCGGCTCGACGCGGTACGTGGCCTCGCGGTCCTCCGCCTGGCCCAGGAGGGCCTGGCCAACGCCGCCAAGCACGGCGGGCCCGGCGCACACGCCGAGCTGGCCGTGCGGGTGGCCGACGACGCCGTTCACGTGACGATCCACGACGACGGCGCCGGAAGGGCCCGGCCACCGGCCTCCGGCCCTTCCGGACACGGCTTGATCGGCATGCGTGAACGCGTGGACCTGCTCGGCGGCCGGCTGGATGCGGGCCCCGCCGCTCAGGGCTGGCGGCTCACGGCCGAACTTCCCGCCTTCGCACCCGCCATGGAGCCCCAGCCGTGA
- a CDS encoding protein kinase domain-containing protein translates to MQPLQEQDPDRVADYRLLGRLGEGGMGVVYLARSPRGRMVAVKTIRAELAAAPDFRRRFAKETAVAQQVGGDWTAAVLAADPEAALPWVATAYVAGPTLQQVVAEQNGPLPEHSVRGLASGLCRALGDIHAAGLVHRDLKPSNVMVTIDGPKVIDFGIARALNSTTGGLTSTGVVIGSPGFMSPEQIRGERLTEASDIFSLGTVLAFAASGRLPFNAEEGQAHALMYRVVHEAPDLTGVPEPLRELTAACLAKDPADRPTLAELRERQETQYRSLGPWLPLEVLTRLGQEAVQLLDQEDPHTRMGPVADAPLDADPAAEATVEGPTRPLHPPTAAAQADRAVLPHQAGPADEPPSRLVDERRRARGRTEPADGYRAAVYWLLGLSALASALSAVHQLIVFATVPGRRQEENLYPEWDDAWENIADVERWNSIPFHALFAAQLLFSTALAVSWLIWFTRVRAAAEQFAPGRLRYRPYMAVVGWVIPVANLFLPKQIANDVWHASSPPGHGTAPAPRLLQGWWAACLFALVAGPLVLTPWTALLDRRTLSESPPAGASCCYSYYYEYEFNPETWLTLVLHVLVVPAAVVAAGYVRRLAAMQEAKARS, encoded by the coding sequence GTGCAGCCTTTGCAGGAACAGGACCCCGACCGGGTCGCCGACTACCGACTCCTTGGCCGGCTCGGGGAAGGCGGCATGGGGGTGGTCTATCTGGCCCGGTCACCGCGGGGCCGGATGGTGGCGGTGAAGACCATCCGCGCCGAGCTGGCGGCGGCCCCGGACTTCCGCCGTCGGTTCGCCAAGGAGACCGCCGTGGCACAGCAGGTCGGCGGGGACTGGACCGCCGCCGTGCTTGCGGCCGACCCGGAGGCAGCACTGCCCTGGGTCGCCACGGCGTACGTTGCCGGTCCGACCCTGCAACAGGTGGTCGCAGAGCAGAACGGGCCGCTGCCAGAGCATTCGGTGCGCGGCCTGGCCTCCGGATTGTGCCGGGCTCTGGGTGACATACATGCCGCCGGTCTCGTCCACCGTGATCTGAAGCCGTCGAACGTCATGGTGACCATCGACGGGCCGAAGGTCATCGACTTCGGCATCGCCCGCGCTCTGAATTCCACCACCGGCGGCCTGACCAGCACCGGGGTGGTGATCGGGTCGCCCGGCTTCATGTCACCGGAGCAGATCCGCGGCGAGCGGCTGACCGAGGCGAGCGACATCTTCTCGCTGGGCACCGTCCTGGCCTTCGCCGCCTCCGGACGGCTCCCCTTCAATGCGGAGGAGGGCCAGGCCCACGCCCTGATGTACCGGGTGGTGCACGAGGCACCGGACCTCACAGGAGTGCCCGAGCCGCTGCGTGAGCTGACAGCGGCCTGTCTGGCCAAGGATCCGGCCGATCGGCCGACGCTGGCCGAGCTCCGGGAACGGCAGGAGACGCAGTACCGCTCGCTGGGACCCTGGCTGCCGCTGGAGGTACTGACCCGGCTCGGACAAGAGGCCGTCCAACTCCTCGACCAGGAGGACCCCCACACCCGGATGGGTCCAGTCGCGGACGCCCCGCTCGACGCGGACCCTGCCGCCGAGGCGACAGTTGAGGGTCCGACCCGGCCGCTGCACCCGCCCACTGCCGCCGCCCAGGCAGACCGGGCAGTCCTGCCCCACCAGGCCGGCCCTGCGGATGAGCCGCCGTCCCGGCTGGTCGACGAACGCCGCCGCGCGCGCGGCAGGACGGAACCGGCCGACGGGTACCGAGCCGCCGTCTACTGGCTGCTCGGACTCTCGGCCCTTGCCTCCGCACTCTCAGCCGTCCACCAGCTCATCGTCTTCGCTACCGTCCCAGGGCGCAGGCAGGAGGAAAATCTCTACCCGGAATGGGACGACGCCTGGGAGAACATCGCTGACGTGGAGCGGTGGAACAGCATTCCGTTCCACGCCCTGTTCGCCGCCCAACTCCTCTTCAGCACAGCGCTGGCGGTCAGCTGGCTCATCTGGTTCACCCGGGTGCGCGCCGCCGCCGAACAGTTCGCGCCCGGCCGGCTGCGCTACCGCCCGTACATGGCGGTGGTGGGATGGGTCATCCCTGTCGCGAATCTCTTCCTGCCCAAGCAGATCGCCAACGACGTCTGGCATGCCTCCAGCCCACCCGGCCACGGCACAGCCCCGGCGCCCCGTCTGCTGCAAGGCTGGTGGGCCGCCTGCCTGTTCGCCCTCGTGGCCGGGCCGCTCGTGCTGACTCCGTGGACCGCCCTCCTCGACCGGAGGACCCTCAGCGAATCACCCCCGGCGGGAGCGAGCTGCTGCTACTCGTACTACTACGAGTACGAGTTCAACCCGGAAACCTGGCTCACCCTGGTTCTGCACGTGCTGGTTGTGCCGGCGGCGGTCGTCGCCGCCGGCTACGTCCGTCGACTGGCCGCCATGCAGGAGGCCAAGGCCCGAAGCTGA
- a CDS encoding ABC transporter permease: MTTDILRPARMRPGDVVRVGAVGLRTRPTRAVLSALGIAIGIAAMVAVVGVSSSSRAELDRALATLGTNLLTVAPGDTLTGGTARLPATTEGMISRVRPVTSTSAIGKLPGADVFRTEKIPETENGGITTYAVRTSLPAATGAGLRSGTWLNAATGRHPATVLGTEAAERLGVGDARPDTRVLIGARWFTVIGILEPVALAPELDSAALVGWPVAETVLGFDGRPTRVDVRSTDADVEAVRSVLGATANPQAPNEVKVSRPSEALVAKQAASKAFTGLLLGLGAVALLVGGVGVANTMVISVLERRAEIGLRRSLGATRGHIRSQFLAESLLLSALGGASGALLGAVVTTGYALSQDWPAVIPPWAVLGGIAATLAIGTLAGLYPAVRASRLSPTEALATP, encoded by the coding sequence ATGACCACCGACATCCTGCGGCCGGCCCGCATGAGGCCCGGCGACGTGGTCAGGGTCGGCGCCGTCGGCCTGCGGACCCGCCCGACGCGAGCCGTGCTCTCCGCGCTGGGCATCGCCATCGGCATCGCCGCGATGGTCGCCGTGGTCGGGGTCTCCTCGTCCTCCCGCGCCGAGCTCGACCGCGCCCTGGCCACCCTCGGGACCAACCTGCTCACCGTGGCCCCGGGCGACACCTTGACCGGTGGCACGGCCCGACTCCCGGCCACCACGGAAGGAATGATCTCGCGTGTCCGGCCGGTGACCTCCACATCGGCCATCGGCAAGCTCCCCGGCGCCGACGTCTTCCGCACCGAGAAGATCCCCGAGACGGAGAACGGCGGCATCACCACGTACGCGGTACGGACGAGCCTCCCGGCCGCCACCGGGGCCGGGCTGCGCAGCGGCACCTGGCTCAACGCGGCGACCGGCAGGCATCCGGCGACCGTGCTCGGGACCGAGGCCGCTGAACGGCTGGGCGTCGGCGACGCCCGCCCGGACACCCGCGTACTGATCGGCGCGCGGTGGTTCACCGTCATCGGCATCCTCGAACCGGTCGCCCTTGCCCCGGAGTTGGACTCGGCGGCCCTCGTCGGCTGGCCGGTCGCCGAGACCGTGCTGGGCTTCGACGGCCGGCCCACCCGCGTCGACGTGCGCAGCACGGACGCCGACGTGGAAGCGGTCCGATCCGTCCTCGGCGCCACAGCCAATCCCCAGGCGCCGAACGAGGTCAAGGTCTCGCGGCCGTCCGAAGCCCTGGTCGCCAAGCAGGCCGCGAGCAAGGCTTTCACCGGCCTCCTCCTCGGTCTCGGCGCGGTGGCTCTGCTCGTCGGCGGCGTCGGCGTGGCGAACACGATGGTCATCTCGGTCCTGGAGCGCCGCGCCGAGATCGGCCTGCGCCGCTCCCTCGGCGCCACCCGGGGACACATCCGCAGCCAGTTCCTCGCCGAATCCCTGCTGCTGTCCGCGCTGGGCGGGGCGAGCGGCGCACTTCTGGGAGCCGTCGTCACCACCGGGTACGCCCTCTCCCAGGACTGGCCGGCGGTGATACCCCCCTGGGCGGTCCTCGGCGGTATCGCCGCAACCCTGGCCATCGGTACCCTGGCCGGCCTCTACCCGGCCGTCCGCGCTTCCCGACTCTCGCCCACGGAGGCCCTGGCCACCCCCTGA
- a CDS encoding peptidoglycan-binding domain-containing protein, which yields MLRQTLKDTRSADARLGFGRERTAVGRLPGTLTRLPASGAEITRGKALYAVDNQPVVVLYGSLPAYRALAKGSEGPDVRQLEENLAALGYTGFAPDEEYTDATARAVRRWQDDLGLKETGTVEPGRVLFTAGAIRVAGLEAELGDQTGPGRKLLSYTGTARAVTAELDISDRRLAKQGTAVQVTLPDGAAVQGSIGGVSTVSKPAEGQKKAETKIKVVVGLTDARAREAVRAYDEAGVHVTFTAGTRKDVLTVPVAALLALAEGGFGVELVEGSTSTYVPVTTGLFADGRVEISGSGIARGAKAGMPK from the coding sequence GTGCTCCGGCAGACACTCAAGGACACCAGGAGCGCCGACGCCCGGCTCGGTTTCGGCAGGGAGCGGACCGCGGTGGGCCGGCTTCCGGGCACGCTCACCCGACTTCCCGCGTCGGGCGCGGAGATCACTCGCGGCAAGGCCCTGTACGCGGTGGACAACCAGCCCGTCGTGGTGTTGTACGGATCGCTCCCGGCCTACCGCGCCTTGGCGAAGGGCTCCGAGGGACCCGATGTCAGGCAACTAGAGGAGAACCTCGCCGCGCTCGGCTACACCGGATTCGCACCCGACGAGGAGTACACCGACGCCACGGCGAGAGCCGTACGGCGGTGGCAGGACGATCTCGGCCTGAAGGAGACCGGGACAGTGGAGCCCGGCCGGGTCCTGTTCACCGCCGGCGCGATCCGTGTCGCGGGTCTGGAGGCCGAGCTGGGGGATCAGACAGGACCGGGCCGGAAGCTGCTCTCGTACACCGGCACGGCCAGGGCGGTCACGGCGGAACTGGACATCTCTGACCGGCGGTTGGCCAAGCAGGGCACCGCCGTCCAGGTCACGCTCCCGGACGGGGCCGCGGTCCAGGGGTCGATCGGCGGGGTTTCCACGGTGTCCAAGCCTGCGGAGGGGCAGAAGAAGGCAGAGACGAAGATCAAGGTGGTCGTCGGGCTGACGGACGCCCGGGCCCGCGAGGCCGTCCGTGCGTACGACGAGGCGGGCGTCCACGTGACCTTCACCGCGGGCACACGCAAGGACGTCCTCACCGTGCCCGTCGCCGCGCTGCTGGCCCTCGCCGAGGGCGGCTTCGGGGTGGAACTGGTAGAGGGGTCGACCTCGACGTACGTCCCCGTCACCACAGGGCTGTTCGCCGACGGCCGGGTGGAGATCTCCGGCAGCGGCATCGCCCGGGGCGCCAAGGCGGGGATGCCCAAGTGA